From Raphanus sativus cultivar WK10039 unplaced genomic scaffold, ASM80110v3 Scaffold1594, whole genome shotgun sequence:
TTTTGTCGGCTTTACCAGTTTTAGATAAGATGGTTTTTGATTCAGAACAGGCTTCGTCTTGTGAAATCTGTTTTCGTGCTAAACAAACACGACAAGTTTTTAATGATAGTTTGAATAAAGCTTCTGAGCCTCTTTCTATATTGCATTGTGATGTATGGGGACCCTATCGAACACCAGCTTCCTGTGGTGCTAGATACTTTCTTACTATCGTGGATGACTGCTCCAGAGCAGTATGGACATACCTGATGTTAGAAAAATCAGAAGTAGCCAATCTTCTTCGCGAGTTCATTGCTCTTGCAGAGAGGCAGTTCGGCAAAACGGTCAGAACCATTAGGTCCGACAATGGCACTGAATTCCTTGTTCTTAAGTCTTACTTTAAGCAACTAGGGATCGAACACCAAACTTCTTGTGTTGATACTCCCCAGCAAAACGGACGAGTTGAGAGAAAGCACCGTCATATCCTCAACGTCGCCAGAGCATGCTTGTTTCAAGCAAAACTGCCGGTATCATTTTGAGGAGAGAGCATCCTTACGGCGGCTCATCTAATAAATCAAACACCTACTCAGGTTTTACATAAAAAAACACCGTATGAGATTCTGTTTGGTAAGAAACCGGACCTTGATAAGCTTCGCGTCTTCGGGTGTCTGTGATATTCTCACCGCAAGGCACGAGATAAAGATAAATTCGGGGACAGAAGTAGGAAGTGCATTTTTGTAGGATACCCCTATGGCAAGAAAGCATGGAGATTATATGACCTTACTACACATGAATTCTTTACTAGCAGAGATGTTGTTTTCTCGGAACAGAAATTTCCAGGCGTGGACACGGAGGAGCCTGTGTCTCCACCGCTAAACACATTTGACCCTACCATAGATGACTGGCTTCTCACGGATGATGACTCCAGGGGGCGTGCGACTTCTACTACTGTTGGTCCCTCTGTACCTTCTATGCCTACTCCATTGCCATCTCCAGAATCAGTGCTTCTTACGTCTACACCTGTTGTATCAGAGACTGAGAGTCCTCAGTCACCTACGCATACCCTGCCTACATCACCAGAAGAGATAGTTCCAACCTCTCCTGGTCTCCCAGAGTTACTTGGCCGTGGACATCGTCATAAAACTCCTTCAGTCTTGCTTAAAGATTATGTGACTCATTCGGCATCTACAAACCCCCCCTCACGATCACTCTCACTCTAATCTTGGTCTTCCAAATACGGTCTCAGGTATGACTCCATACCCTATTACTAGTTATGTCTCTGACCACGTGTTTTCAGATACTCATAAAGCATACATGTCGGCGCTGGTCAATGACTTCGTTCCTAGAAACTTCAAGGAGGCAGTTAAACATAAAATCTGGAATAATGCAATGTCCAAGGAGGTTGAGGCTTTTGAGGTCACAGATACGTGGGAGGTTACTTCACTCCCACCCGGCAAGAAGGCTCTTGGGAATCAATGGCTATATTCTAATAAGTACAATGCAGATGGTACACTCGAGAGACCTAAAGCTCGATTAGTGGTCATGGGTAATCATCAGAAAGAGGGTGATGACTATACTGATACATTCGCCCCAGTTGCAAAGTTAACAACAGTTCGTATTATTCTCAAGCTTGCTGCACTTAAGGATTGGTTGGTTGATCAAATGGATGTTAGCAACGCTTTCTTACATGGCGATCTGGAAGAAGAAATTTATATGAAGTTACCACAAGGCTTTACATGTTCTGATCCTACACAAGTGTGTCGGTTAAAGAAGTCTTTATATGGCCTGCGACAAGCCCCACGATGTTGGTACTCCAAACTTACGACAGCCTTACATGATTTTGGCTTCTCACATGAATATGCCGATCAGTCATTATTTTCCAAGGTGCGGGGATCAGTTTGTATACATATTTTGGTGTATGTAGATGACTTTGTCATCGCTTGCAACGACGCCAAGGCTTTGCAAGAGTTTAAGGATTATCTACAAAAGTGCTTCCGAATGAAGGATCTTGGcaagttaaaatattttcttggttTTGAGGTGGCGCGCAATGCTTCtggtttttatttatctcaGAGAAAATATGCCCTTGATATTATCTCTGAAACTGGTTTGCTAGGAGCTAAGCCTTCGGCGGTCCCTATTGAGCTCAATCATCAGTTAGCTCGTGCGGAAGGTCCCTTGGCAAATGCTGAACAATACCGACGGCTTGTGGGGCGTTTGATCTATCTCACAAATACTCGCCCTGATTTGTGTTATACTGTCCACATCTTAGCGCAGTTTATGCAGGCTCCTTTATTGCCTCATTGGGAGGCGGCGTTGCGTGCTGTTCGTTACCTTAAAGGAACACCAGGACAGGGTATTTATTTGAAGGCTAATGATACGATGCAGATAAGTATCTACTGCGACTCGGATCTTTCTGCTTGTCCTCGTACCCGACGGTCTCTGAGTGCTTACATTGCTTTCATCGGAGAATCTCCAGTGTCATGGCGAACTAAAAAGCAGGATACAGTCTCTTTGTCCTCTGCAGAAGCGGAGTACCGGGCCATGTCTGAGGCTCTCAAGGAACTCAAATGGTTGAAATCGCTTCTTCAATCGTTTGGGTTAGATCATTCATCACCTATGAAGCTATTCTGTGACAGTAAACTGGCTATGTATATTGCAGCGAATCCAGTCTTTCATGAGCGTACAAAGCATATTGAACGTGACTGTCATCATGTCCGAGATGCTCTCAAGGCTAAACTTATTACAACCGAGCATGTGACGTCCAAGAATCAACTTGCAGATGTTCTTACCAAGGCGTTACCGAGACCACAATTTGATTTTCTTATGTCTAAGTTGGCAGTTCGAAATCTTACACtgccaacttttttttttgacggcaaacggctattctattactcaagcttgaggtggtctgggtaaccagaccggaatagaacaaccaacaaaatgtaacttcctatggaaggatctagctgtcttagctaaaaaatctgaaatctgattaTGCGCTCTTGGAACATAAGAAATCTTGAAGCCCGGGAAGCATATAAGCAGTGTCTCTATCCTCTCCAATTCcgtagcaaaacttggccaagccTGAGGTTCCTTGATCATTGCGATCAAATCTTTGCAGTCTGTTCCGAAGTTCTGGCATGTTGAATATTGAAGCATGTTCTCCATCGCCCATCTCAGTGCTTCCACTTATGAGTGCAGAGCTGATTCTCTTCTGGGAAAGTTTTGTGAATCCATGAGTTGTGTCTTCCCCCCACTGTCCAACCAGACCCATCCACATCCACTAAATTGAGCAAACGctgtccatgatccatccagtAAGCAAACATTTCCCAAGCTTATGACTTGGGGTTCCTGTATAGTGCTCTCTTGTACTAATTGCGGTATCACATTGGCATTAAACCAAGCTTGACACTCACTTTCAGCATATCGGACTAGTTCCAGTGGATCTCTGTCTATTCCCCTAAAGAGTTTGTCATTTCGAGCCTTCCAGATATACCAAATTAGCCAGGGATAAGGATCCCTGTCGAGCTCTGGTTCAAGTGAACCATCTTTTTCCCAGAAGAGATAGTTCATATTTGTGTAGATACTTGGTGCTGGAAAAACACCAGGATTAGTTGGAGTCGATGAATGTAGCCAAACTTGTAGAGCAGATGGACATTCGAAAATAGCATTTGTTACTGACTCCTCTGGTTCACCACATCTCGGGCAGTAGTTGTCACATCTCATATTTCTCCTTGCTAGATTTCTCGTTACTGCCACATGTCCAGTCAACAATTGCCATATAAAATGGCAGATTTTCTTTGGTGcctttatcttccaagcaaaggcttggagcTTTGTAATACTTGGCTCTAACATTTGCTTTTCATCAGCATCCTTCAATAAGTTTTGAGCAACCCAATATCCAGACTTGACCGTGTATTGTCCATGTCGTGTGAAATTCCAGCAAAACGTGTCTGGCCTATGAGATGTGCTTACGGCTAAACTCCTTATAAGGGGTATGTCATCAGATCTGACATATTGTTCCAGTAGATTGACATCCCATTCCTTCAACTCCTGATTTATAAGATCGCTCACTCGCATGTTTGGATTCATAACTGGTGCTATGGGAATAGCTGGTCTAGCAGGATTCAATGGAATCCAGGGGTCCTCCCACACTTTAACCTCATTACCAGAGTGTATTTTCTGTCTTATCCCCAGCAACAAAAGTTCCCTCGCAGCAGAGATACTACTAGTCCATACATAAGAAGGACTATTTACAGAATTTACTCGTAAAGGCGAGCTCAGTCTGTAATATCTTCCTCTTAAGACACGGGCTACCAGAGAATCCGGATTTTGTGTTAGCCTCCATAATTGTTTCGCTAGAAGTGCCAGGTTAAACTCATGAATCATGCGAAAGTCAATCCCACCTTCTTCTCTTGGTAGGCAGACTTTCTCCCATTTCGACCAGTGTATTCCTCTCTTAGGGGGATTCGAGCTCCACCAGAATTGAGCAATAGCACTGGCAAAGTTTTCACATATCTCCAATGGGAGCAGGAAAGTAGACATAACATACGTCGGGAGGGCAAGTAGAATGGACTTAATCAATACCTCCTTTCCACCTTTCGAGAGCCAGCGCCCTGTCCAGCTATTAACTCTATGCATTAGTTTATCTTTTAAGAATGCAAAGAGCTTGCATTTTGAGCCACTAATATCTTCTGGAATGCCCAAATAAGTCCCCATTCCTCCATCATTCTGTATTCCAATAACATCTTTGATCTCTTGCCTTGTGGTTGCGTTgatcctcttaccaaagagtagGGAGGATTTGTCAAAGTTAATACATTGTCCTGATGCTTTACCATAGATCCTGATCACTTTCAtcacttcttcacattcacggggctccgccttacagaagaaaaggctatcatcagcaaatagCAGGTGGGATACCGATGGACACGCGCGGGTAACTCGCATCCCTGTTATCTTTCCCTGGTTCTCTGCGTGAttaagaaggctaacgagcgcttccgtgcatagaataaaaatgaaaggagaTAAAGGATCTCCTTGGCGTAGGCCTCTTCCTGGAATAATATTTCCTCTTGGTTGCCCATTCATGAGGACTTTATGATGTACAGATGTGATACATCTCATTATCCATATGATCCAAGTTTCAGAGAAGCCCATCTTCCTCATCACGGCTTCAATAAATGACCACTCCATCCTATCATAGGCTTTACTCATATATGTCTTAATAGTCATTCTTTTGTTGCGTCCACTAGGCTTTGTCCTGAGAGCGTGAAACATCTCTTGAGCAACCATAATATTATCTGAAATTTGTCTGCCAGCAACAAAGGCTGACTGGGTTTCCGATATCAAGCCTGGTAGTACTTTCTTAAGTCTCTGGTATAGGACCTTAGAGATAATCTTGTAACTTACGTTACACAGACTAATAGGCCGGAACTGAGTCATTGCATTAGGTGTCGATGTCTTTGGGATGAGGCATATATTGGTTTCATTTAGACCATCAGGCATTATCCCTTCCGTAAGGAACTTATTAACCATAAGAGTTATATCATCCTTATCCCAAAACTTCTGATAAAAAAGCGCAGTCATCCCATCTGGTCCCGGGGCTTTTTCTGGGTGCATAGCAAAAAGAGCTAATTTAATCTCCCACTCCGTTACCGGTGCTGTAAGACTTTCATTCATTGGCTCCGTTATTTTCGTAGGaacttcagatagagcttcttCAATATCCTGTGGATTAGACGACTCAAAAATTTGTCTAAAATAGCTAGTAGCAATGGCTACtaatccttcttcatcttccacaaTATTTCCATTTTCATCTAGTAACTGAGTGATCTTGTTCCTTGCTCTCCTTTGTTTCGTTAAGGCATGAAAAAATTTTGTATTGCGGTCTCCTTCCCTTAGCCAAAATACACGACTCTTTTGTTTCCAGAACATTTCTTCCGCCTTAAGAGCATCAGAAAGCTCCTTCAAAACTGCTGCTATCTCCTCAGTTGTAGCATTATCATCTGCATATAAACCCTCCACTTTTTCTTTAAGCTCTTCCATCAATTTCGCagagtttatattattttgtctcCTCCACTCACTTAATGCCTTTCTACAACTGGAAATATGTTCCATTAGAGAAGCATTGGGAGGAAGATCAGGTGATTTCCATCCCTCCAAAATAACTTGTCTCAGTTCCTCATTATCCAACCATCTTTTGTCAAACTTAAATTTCCTCGATCTCCTGGCTGGCTTTTTGAGAATATCAGCAAGTATCGGACGATGATCCGACCCCCATAATCTCATATACTTTGTTTTCGAATGAGGGAACTTTTCATGCCAGTCAGCGTTTCCTACAGCTCTGTCCAGCCGACATCTAACAGTTACTCTCCCTGCTCTTTTACCAACCCATGATAGCATATCTCCAGTATATGGAAATTCCAGCATCCCACAATCACTTAGCATTTGCTTGAAAGGTAAGAAAGAACTATCAGTACGTTGTCTACCTCCTTCCTTTTCATTATGATCAATAATTTCATTGAAATCTCCTATCATAAACCAAGGTCCATTCCTTGTTGTTGAGAAACGCGTAAGACGTTCCCAAACTTGATCTCTTCGTTCTAATACAGGATCTCCATAAACAAACGTCATAAAGACTTTTATTCCATCAATGACTGCCTCAATGTCAATCATTCGGTTATTTGAAAATAGAACATTAACTTGAAATTCATCCATAAAAAATAAAGCTAAACCTCCGCTGAGACCAAGTGGCTCAACGGTAAACACATGATCAAATCCTAAGTCAGCCTGAAGGTTTTGCAACCGCAGCTTCCTATTCTTCGTTTCAGAAAAGAACACAAGTCCTGGGCGATGCTTCTGACACATCTCCGTAAGGCGTCGAACTGTGAGGTCGCTCCCTATCCCTCGAGAGTTCCAACTGATTGTCCTCATTGATAATGTTTGGATGAGTTTTTGGAACTCATCAAACCATCATGTGTTTGCACTATAGCCTTACTTGAACCGTCTTTCTTCTTATGCTTCTCCCCATTCCCTGTGTTCACTTTCGATGGCACCAGACGACGTATCGGAGATCCCCGTCGAATCATCTCAAACTTCCTTGTGGTAATGCCCAAAGAGGCATTTCGTTTAGAGCCATGCTTCTTGGATCTCGCAGACCTCACTTTCTGTCCATCTCCTACCTCCTTAGGAGCAGCGACAGAGCTAGTATTCTCCATCTCCATTAAGTCCAACCCAAGGAGGTCGTCTCCCTCCATTTCATCGTCCAGCAAGCCTCCGTTCGTTTGATCCATTGACTCCATGTCATTCAGTGCCTCAATCATCTGGTCATCCTTGATACCAGAGTTGTTGCCTTCCGAAGAGGAGAACGATAAGATTCGACCCTCAAATTTATTCCTCACAGTCACATTCTCTTCCATAGCCATAGGGTGAGCTACACCATGTGGACTAACAATGGCACTTGCTAGCTTTCTTGATCTCGTGGCCCCACTGGAGTTTCCTTCCCGCCTACTCTGTTTTGAGTGTATCAGCAGTTGAGATGTTTGTTCATAAGGAACAACCATGTGCGAGCTCGTCTCTTCTCGACCCGCGCTGCTTCTCATTTCAAGTCCATACGAGTCTCTTCCCGAGCTCCCTTATCACTACCAAACTGTGAACCAAGTGCAATCTCAGGGATCTTAATCTTCTCTTTCCACATAAGTGATCTTGACCGGTCATATGGACCTGGCCGGAAACGACCACCTCCATTCCTAGTGATCTTCGAGTTATCCTCACGTCTTCTGATGATTCGATCCGAGAGATTGTTATGTTGTCTACTACCTTCCCATCGGTTATTGTCCCATTTGGTTGAGTACGAACCGCGAGGCTCTTGTCTCTGCTGATTATAATCCACCTTTTGTGCTCTATAAGTTGAAACCTCACTGTGTTTTGCAGCACGAGAACTAAACCGAGTAGGAGGAGCCTCTTGCAGCGACAGCGAGGCATTGGAATAGCGTTGATCTTCTGATCCATCTCGACCCAAGCGATGGCTTAGAGGTCTTTCTTGTGGAACCTGAACTTAAAGGGGCATATTAGGATATAtcctatatatattatgataatGATGTAATTAGTCCTAGTCCTTATCATCTTATGATGGTCTCGTTGTATAAATAGGCAGCCAATGCTATTCTAATAAGATAACACAAATTACATCattatcataatatatataggaTATATCCTAATATTTAACGAGTGATGAGGCCGTGACGATGCAAACTTCATGTCTAAGGAAACAATTCAAGAATAAAAACATAGCAAATTTAACAGAACATAACACAAGTTTGAAACGACAACATAGATAAAAACAACACGCTCTCAAGTCTCAGTCTACACTAACGATGTTAGCGAACTTACAACCACACACCAGACCGTGGCATTTAGGATAATTAAAATACGAAGGGATCTAAATAAAGATATTGTGCTTCATCAAACGGTAACAGACACACATTTCATCACGTCAAACAGCCCATCCTCAACGACAACATCACACGACTCCAACTTACCCCAAATCCCTCCTCCTTGGCGCCTTTCCAGAGCAATCTCCGCACAGCAAATGACCTCCTTGCCGTCATGTTTCTTAGGAAAGAAGAGAGCCAGCTTCTTCTCACCGCACTTCACCGCAATGGGCCACTTTGACTGGGCAGTCTCGACAGCCAGAAACTCTTCCAAACCGTTGACAACACTCCAGCGGCTCTGCTTTGGGTCAAACGCCCTCAACGCCTTGCCTTAACAATCAAGAAAGTAGAGGACATCATCAACCACACACCCACCCTCCCAGTTCTTAGAGTTCAACACCTCGTTAGACTCCCACGTGTTTTCCTTTGGTCCATAAACAACAGAAAAGGTGTCCCTAACACCTCTCATGCAAATCTTGTCCTCCATCACCACCGCATCAGACCAAATAGCACCAACCCTCATGTCTTCTTTACCCATCACAGGCTCCCACACCTGCGTCTCTGCATCAAGCACCATCACTGTTTTCCTCCACGCCATCCCACGATCCCAAGTGAAACGGGAATCACCGATCAGGTAAACCTTCCCGTCCATGACAGTACCAACTCTACTAGGCATGGGAGTTGCCGCGAAGCGCTGAGGCATGTCAGGGATGGGCTGCACCGTGTGGGAGGTACAGTCAACGCAGAGGGCATCAACATCGTTGAACACGTACACCTTCGAACCCACCGAGACAAAGCTTCCACGGTGAGACACGGGAGGAAGTGATCGGACGACCACCAAGCGGTTACTGCAGTTGAGTTTCCGATGGAGGATGTAGAGACGGCAGTCATCCGTGTTGTTGCGGTTGCGGAGGATGGCGTACACACGGTGTTGGGTGATTCCCAGCTGAGATCGCCTCTTGTAGAGCTTAGGAGAGGCAATGAGGTTCCTGAACTTCTTGGAGACGAGGGAGAGTGTAGGGTAGTGGCTTCTGGGCACACGAGCCACGATGTCAAGGGCAACGTCGTCTGGAAGTGACGGAATCAGAGGAGACACTGACAGCTCCAAGAATTGCTCCATGTTTTCAGACATCGTGAAACAGATGTGGTTGAATGAGTATCAGAAAAACGACCTGAAGACAAAGGAAACACATGTAATTGGTTCAGACATTCCAAGTACAGACTTTTCAAGGTCAGACATTCCAAGTTCAGACATATCAAGTTCAGACATCATTTCAAGTTCTTCTAAATTCAGACATTTCAAGTTCAGACTTTCAAGTTCAGACATTTCAAGTTCAAACATTTCAAGCTCAGACAGTTCGAAACATTTCAAGCTCAGACATTTGAAGTTCAAACATTTCAAGTTCAGACATTACAAGCTCAGACAATCCATTATTCCAACTTCAGACATTCCAGGTTCAGACATCTCCTATTATATCCTCTCAAGCAAGaatcac
This genomic window contains:
- the LOC130504459 gene encoding uncharacterized protein LOC130504459 — protein: MRTISWNSRGIGSDLTVRRLTEMCQKHRPGLVFFSETKNRKLRLQNLQADLGFDHVFTVEPLGLSGGLALFFMDEFQVNVLFSNNRMIDIEAVIDGIKVFMTFVYGDPVLERRDQVWERLTRFSTTRNGPWFMIGDFNEIIDHNEKEGGRQRTDSSFLPFKQMLSDCGMLEFPYTGDMLSWVGKRAGRVTVRCRLDRAVGNADWHEKFPHSKTKYMRLWGSDHRPILADILKKPARRSRKFKFDKRWLDNEELRQVILEGWKSPDLPPNASLMEHISSCRKALSEWRRQNNINSAKLMEELKEKVEGLYADDNATTEEIAAVLKELSDALKAEEMFWKQKSRVFWLREGDRNTKFFHALTKQRRARNKITQLLDENGNIVEDEEGLVAIATSYFRQIFESSNPQDIEEALSEVPTKITEPMNESLTAPVTEWEIKLALFAMHPEKAPGPDGMTALFYQKFWDKDDITLMVNKFLTEGIMPDGLNETNICLIPKTSTPNAMTQFRPISLCNVSYKIISKVLYQRLKKVLPGLISETQSAFVAGRQISDNIMVAQEMFHALRTKPSGRNKRMTIKTYMSKAYDRMEWSFIEAVMRKMGFSETWIIWIMRCITSVHHKVLMNGQPRGNIIPGRGLRQGDPLSPFIFILCTEALVSLLNHAENQGKITGMRVTRACPSRINATTRQEIKDVIGIQNDGGMGTYLGIPEDISGSKCKLFAFLKDKLMHRVNSWTGRWLSKGGKEVLIKSILLALPTYVMSTFLLPLEICENFASAIAQFWWSSNPPKRGIHWSKWEKVCLPREEGGIDFRMIHEFNLALLAKQLWRLTQNPDSLVARVLRGRYYRLSSPLRVNSVNSPSYVWTSSISAARELLLLGIRQKIHSGNEVKVWEDPWIPLNPARPAIPIAPVMNPNMRVSDLINQELKEWDVNLLEQYVRSDDIPLIRSLAVSTSHRPDTFCWNFTRHGQYTVKSGYWVAQNLLKDADEKQMLEPSITKLQAFAWKIKAPKKICHFIWQLLTGHVAVTRNLARRNMRCDNYCPRCGEPEESVTNAIFECPSALQVWLHSSTPTNPGVFPAPSIYTNMNYLFWEKDGSLEPELDRDPYPWLIWYIWKARNDKLFRGIDRDPLELVRYAESECQAWFNANVIPQLVQESTIQEPQVISLGNWGEDTTHGFTKLSQKRISSALISGSTEMGDGEHASIFNMPELRNRLQRFDRNDQGTSGLAKFCYGIGEDRDTAYMLPGLQDFLCSKSA